The following are from one region of the Bacillota bacterium genome:
- a CDS encoding Uma2 family endonuclease, which produces MAITQAQQKAVHYPCSDRKPMAETPEHLEAMVYLVAALQAYFAQRKDVYVAGNQFMYWIEGNPRQRVAPDVYVVFGVPKTPLRPTWKVWEEGKAPDVIIELTSRKTASEDLGRKHRLYQRLGVKEYIMIDVTREYLIEPVILHRLVGEEYQTVPNERPNDREWWVHSEHLGLSIVVRAEDTGYVVRLWDPVGQRFLPTLQQSVEEVLEAYHQLEEARRMVEEREQLLEAARQRVEEEKRRAAEEARRAEEEARARAALEAKLREMEEELRRLRANGERTEG; this is translated from the coding sequence ATGGCGATCACTCAGGCGCAGCAGAAGGCAGTTCATTATCCCTGCTCGGATAGGAAGCCCATGGCAGAGACTCCTGAACACCTGGAAGCGATGGTATACCTCGTAGCCGCCTTACAGGCGTACTTCGCACAGCGAAAAGACGTGTATGTGGCGGGTAATCAGTTCATGTACTGGATCGAGGGCAACCCGCGCCAACGGGTTGCGCCAGACGTTTATGTGGTCTTCGGGGTGCCGAAGACTCCGTTGCGCCCCACATGGAAGGTATGGGAAGAGGGCAAAGCGCCAGACGTCATCATCGAACTGACCTCTCGCAAGACGGCAAGTGAGGACCTGGGACGGAAGCACCGTTTGTACCAGAGGCTGGGCGTCAAAGAGTACATCATGATCGATGTCACGCGGGAGTATCTGATTGAACCAGTCATACTACATCGGCTGGTTGGCGAGGAATATCAGACCGTTCCCAACGAGCGCCCGAACGACCGGGAGTGGTGGGTTCACAGCGAGCATCTGGGACTGAGCATCGTCGTCAGGGCAGAGGATACCGGCTACGTCGTTCGGCTCTGGGACCCAGTGGGGCAGCGCTTCCTGCCTACCCTTCAGCAGTCCGTGGAGGAAGTGCTCGAAGCCTATCATCAGCTCGAAGAAGCGCGGCGGATGGTGGAGGAGCGAGAGCAACTTCTTGAAGCAGCGCGCCAGCGCGTGGAGGAGGAAAAACGTCGCGCTGCAGAAGAGGCACGTCGGGCAGAAGAGGAAGCGAGGGCACGGGCAGCACTGGAAGCGAAGTTGCGCGAAATGGAGGAGGAACTGCGGCGACTCAGAGCAAATGGCGAACGCACCGAAGGGTAA
- a CDS encoding ROK family protein, protein MELVKPRVLPPLDESFRPAVLANRAFREKVKASGQGVPMVIAVERADGTRSVYRTEVFAPGSADFEQNLQYVERIVKFLLWQKGGYKVYLGGPGQIGEYIQQVYAPNGERAFDYDFMGETVYERPFEVVITDADKVPSANETAKSLGRHLDGCRIGLDLGASDRKVSAVIDGKDVFSEEVVWDPRPQTDPSYHYHEIMSALHRAAARMPRVDAIGVSSAGVWINNRVMVASLFRGVPRDVFNARAKDIFLRVQKEWGVPLEVANDGEVTALAGSMSLGVNGILGIAMGSSEAAGYVTPEGNITNWLNELAFAPVDYAPDAPVDEWSGDKGVGALYFSQQAIFRLAPVAGIALDESLGLAERLKQFQDLHASDDSRTRAVYETIGVYLGYGIAHYADFYDLQHVLVLGRVTSGEGGHIILEKAKEVLQTEFPELAVRISVNLPDEKARRVGQSIAAASLPEIKKEQKEG, encoded by the coding sequence ATGGAACTGGTAAAGCCTCGTGTGCTCCCTCCTTTGGACGAATCGTTTCGTCCCGCCGTGCTGGCGAACCGTGCCTTTCGTGAGAAGGTGAAGGCATCGGGACAGGGCGTACCGATGGTGATCGCCGTGGAGCGAGCGGACGGCACCCGCTCGGTGTATCGCACGGAGGTGTTTGCACCCGGCTCGGCGGACTTTGAGCAGAATCTGCAATACGTGGAACGCATCGTCAAGTTCCTGCTCTGGCAAAAGGGCGGCTACAAGGTCTACCTGGGCGGTCCGGGCCAGATTGGGGAGTATATTCAGCAGGTGTATGCCCCCAACGGGGAGCGCGCCTTCGATTACGACTTCATGGGCGAGACGGTGTACGAACGCCCCTTTGAGGTGGTCATTACCGACGCCGATAAAGTTCCTTCCGCCAACGAGACTGCCAAGTCGCTGGGGCGGCATCTAGATGGGTGTCGTATCGGGCTGGATTTGGGAGCCAGCGACCGGAAGGTCTCTGCGGTCATCGATGGCAAAGATGTGTTCAGTGAAGAGGTGGTGTGGGACCCGCGCCCGCAAACCGACCCGAGTTACCATTACCACGAGATTATGTCTGCCCTGCACCGCGCGGCGGCGCGGATGCCCCGTGTGGATGCCATTGGCGTGAGTTCAGCGGGGGTATGGATCAACAACCGCGTGATGGTGGCATCGCTGTTTCGCGGTGTGCCCCGCGATGTGTTCAATGCGCGGGCGAAAGACATCTTCCTGCGCGTGCAGAAGGAGTGGGGAGTACCGCTGGAAGTGGCGAACGACGGCGAGGTGACCGCACTCGCTGGCTCGATGAGCCTGGGGGTGAACGGTATTCTGGGCATCGCCATGGGTTCCAGCGAAGCCGCAGGCTACGTGACGCCCGAAGGCAACATCACCAACTGGCTGAACGAGCTGGCGTTCGCACCGGTGGACTATGCCCCGGATGCGCCAGTCGACGAGTGGTCGGGCGACAAGGGGGTCGGTGCGCTGTACTTCTCGCAGCAGGCGATTTTCCGACTGGCGCCGGTCGCGGGCATTGCGCTGGATGAAAGCCTGGGGCTGGCGGAGCGTCTGAAGCAGTTTCAGGATTTGCACGCCAGCGATGATTCCCGCACGCGCGCTGTCTACGAGACGATTGGGGTGTATCTGGGATACGGCATCGCACATTATGCGGACTTCTATGACCTGCAGCACGTGCTGGTGCTGGGGCGCGTTACCTCGGGCGAAGGAGGGCATATCATTCTGGAGAAGGCCAAAGAAGTCCTGCAGACCGAGTTCCCCGAGCTGGCGGTGCGTATCAGCGTGAACCTGCCCGACGAAAAGGCGCGGCGGGTTGGACAATCCATCGCGGCAGCGAGCCTGCCCGAGATTAAGAAAGAGCAGAAGGAGGGATAG
- a CDS encoding alpha-N-arabinofuranosidase has protein sequence MQRVAVLLHEPIGTISPYLHGEFAEHLGECIYPGIWVGEDSSIPNIGGIRKDVVDALRPLQIPVLRWPGGCFADAYHWRDGIGSRDSRPLRLNYHWGMAPEPNHFGTHEFIAFCRLIGTEPYIVGNVGSGTPAELRDWVEYCNFAGGSALANERRANGAEEPFRVRFWGVGNENWGCGGNMHPEYYAELFCQFRTFLFNYSDTPVHAIACGAAGNDWDWTWKFLNSLRRKGWSRRHLVHSLAAHYYCGTAGTATEYTAEQWTELLCKAKAIEGILVGHRTVMDELDPEQKINLIIDEWGAWHPVEPGKPGSGLYQQNTVRDALVAALTLDIFHRHCHQIFMGNIAQLINVLQSLLLVQEDKCIKTPTYYVWQMYAPHKGAQAVRFETMSDTLSDGGAVRDFCRQQYLQKEPFSLQVIEGSASVKENTLCITLCNTHPEQPAELEVQVLGGLVSQAEAVFLTADDIHAHNTFEEPERVKPSEPQAVRIEGNSLRLTAPAASVIRITGKLSP, from the coding sequence ATGCAACGGGTGGCTGTGTTACTCCACGAGCCGATTGGCACAATCAGTCCCTATCTGCATGGCGAATTCGCTGAGCATCTGGGCGAGTGCATCTACCCGGGCATCTGGGTAGGAGAAGATTCGTCCATCCCCAATATCGGCGGCATCCGCAAAGACGTGGTGGATGCCCTGCGCCCTTTGCAGATTCCCGTCCTGCGCTGGCCGGGCGGTTGCTTCGCTGACGCCTACCACTGGCGCGATGGGATCGGGTCCCGCGACAGCAGACCGTTGCGTTTAAACTACCACTGGGGCATGGCGCCAGAACCCAACCACTTTGGCACGCATGAGTTCATCGCCTTCTGCCGCTTGATTGGAACGGAGCCGTATATCGTGGGCAATGTGGGTTCCGGCACGCCCGCCGAGCTGCGCGACTGGGTGGAATATTGCAACTTCGCTGGCGGCTCGGCACTGGCAAACGAACGCCGCGCCAACGGAGCCGAAGAGCCTTTCCGCGTGCGCTTCTGGGGCGTGGGCAACGAAAACTGGGGCTGCGGCGGCAACATGCACCCCGAATACTACGCGGAACTTTTCTGCCAGTTCCGCACGTTCCTGTTCAACTACTCGGACACGCCTGTACATGCGATTGCTTGCGGCGCAGCGGGCAACGACTGGGACTGGACGTGGAAGTTTCTGAACAGTCTGCGGCGCAAGGGCTGGAGCCGACGCCATCTGGTGCACTCACTTGCCGCCCATTACTACTGCGGAACCGCTGGAACTGCCACCGAATATACCGCCGAGCAGTGGACAGAGCTTTTGTGTAAGGCAAAAGCCATCGAAGGTATCCTGGTGGGACATCGCACCGTCATGGATGAACTGGATCCCGAACAGAAAATCAACCTGATCATCGACGAATGGGGAGCGTGGCACCCGGTAGAGCCGGGTAAACCGGGTTCGGGGTTGTACCAGCAGAACACCGTTCGCGATGCACTGGTGGCCGCATTGACTCTGGACATCTTCCACCGGCACTGCCACCAGATTTTCATGGGCAACATCGCCCAGCTGATTAACGTGTTGCAATCGCTGCTGCTGGTGCAGGAGGATAAGTGCATCAAGACTCCCACCTACTACGTCTGGCAGATGTATGCGCCGCACAAGGGGGCACAAGCGGTGCGCTTCGAGACGATGTCCGACACACTATCCGATGGCGGTGCCGTGCGCGACTTCTGCCGTCAGCAATATCTGCAAAAAGAGCCGTTTAGCCTGCAGGTAATTGAGGGTTCCGCATCGGTGAAGGAGAATACGCTTTGTATCACGCTGTGCAATACGCATCCTGAACAGCCGGCGGAACTGGAGGTGCAGGTGCTGGGTGGGCTGGTCTCACAGGCGGAAGCGGTTTTCCTGACTGCCGACGATATCCACGCCCATAACACCTTCGAAGAGCCTGAAAGAGTGAAGCCATCCGAGCCCCAGGCGGTGCGTATCGAGGGCAATTCTCTGCGCCTCACTGCACCTGCCGCTTCGGTCATACGGATCACAGGTAAATTGTCACCTTAA
- a CDS encoding nucleotidyltransferase domain-containing protein, whose product MAVGRQRKGDIVAALPREIAKDVETAVAILRKHGARRIVLYGSLARGDYRTDSDIDLCYEGIPSEDYFRTVAECIMQIPRRVCVVDIKDARGLFRERIMREGKVLYETRPPSRRG is encoded by the coding sequence ATGGCAGTGGGACGCCAGCGTAAAGGGGATATCGTGGCCGCCTTGCCACGCGAGATTGCAAAGGACGTCGAGACGGCGGTGGCTATCTTGCGAAAACATGGTGCGCGTCGAATCGTTCTTTATGGCTCTCTGGCGCGGGGCGACTACCGTACGGATTCGGACATTGACCTTTGCTATGAAGGTATTCCCAGCGAAGACTATTTTCGCACCGTAGCAGAATGCATCATGCAGATACCTCGCCGCGTCTGCGTGGTGGACATCAAGGACGCGCGAGGGCTATTCCGTGAGCGCATCATGCGTGAAGGAAAGGTTCTATATGAAACTCGACCGCCTTCGCGAAGAGGTTGA
- a CDS encoding Gfo/Idh/MocA family oxidoreductase, with product MQKTTRREFIKRSAQYGMSLWLVAHSWSPTYAQNDKLNIGIIACGGRGWGNIDGVSTENIVAICDVDENPLGEAAKRFPRAYRYVDFRQMLDERHREIDAVVISTPDHTHAVAAMAAMQLRKHVYCEKPLTHSVYEARKLAEAAKRYKVVTQMGNQGHASDGLRRAVEILRSGVIGAIREVHASTDRPIWPQGIDRPKDTPPVPRNLHWDLWLGPAPERPYHPAYHPFAWRGWWDFGTGALGDMGCHILDTAFWALDLGYPTSVEAEGEPHHRETAPKWSIVRYEFPARKGMRPVTLYWYDGGKLPPKELAPEINIEPNCTLFIGEYGRAWVPHGGEPLLLPREKFEGYQPPQPTIPRAPRGHHLEWVDACKGRGKAMCDFDYAAKLTEMVLLGNVAFRTGHKINYDARNMRAKNCAEAERYLRREYRKGWSL from the coding sequence ATGCAGAAGACAACGCGCCGGGAGTTCATCAAGCGAAGCGCGCAGTACGGGATGAGCCTCTGGCTGGTAGCGCACAGCTGGAGCCCTACCTACGCCCAGAACGATAAGCTGAACATCGGCATCATTGCGTGCGGCGGACGCGGCTGGGGCAACATCGACGGCGTGTCCACCGAGAACATCGTGGCAATCTGTGACGTCGACGAGAACCCCCTTGGCGAGGCGGCAAAGCGGTTCCCCCGTGCGTACAGGTATGTGGACTTCCGACAGATGCTGGACGAGCGGCACCGCGAGATTGACGCGGTGGTCATCAGCACGCCAGACCACACGCACGCGGTTGCGGCTATGGCTGCCATGCAGCTGCGCAAGCACGTCTACTGCGAAAAGCCGCTGACCCATTCCGTGTATGAGGCACGCAAGCTGGCAGAGGCCGCAAAGCGCTACAAAGTCGTTACGCAGATGGGAAACCAGGGACACGCCAGCGACGGGTTGCGGCGTGCGGTGGAAATCCTGAGGTCTGGCGTTATTGGGGCTATCCGTGAGGTACACGCCAGCACCGACCGCCCCATCTGGCCGCAAGGCATCGACCGCCCGAAAGATACGCCGCCAGTCCCACGCAACTTACACTGGGACCTGTGGCTCGGCCCCGCGCCCGAACGTCCTTACCACCCCGCATATCATCCCTTCGCGTGGCGTGGCTGGTGGGACTTCGGCACGGGCGCGCTGGGCGATATGGGGTGTCATATCCTGGACACCGCCTTCTGGGCACTGGATTTGGGGTATCCGACGAGTGTCGAGGCGGAGGGCGAACCGCATCACCGTGAAACAGCTCCGAAGTGGAGCATCGTGCGTTACGAGTTCCCTGCCCGCAAGGGGATGCGGCCCGTTACCCTTTACTGGTACGACGGTGGGAAGCTGCCCCCTAAGGAGCTCGCGCCCGAGATTAACATTGAGCCGAACTGCACGCTGTTCATCGGGGAGTATGGCAGGGCATGGGTGCCCCACGGCGGTGAGCCACTACTCCTGCCGCGTGAGAAGTTCGAAGGATACCAGCCGCCCCAGCCCACCATCCCGCGTGCGCCGCGCGGTCATCATCTGGAGTGGGTCGATGCCTGCAAGGGGCGCGGCAAGGCGATGTGCGACTTCGACTATGCGGCGAAGCTCACGGAGATGGTGCTGCTGGGCAACGTGGCGTTCCGCACAGGGCACAAGATAAACTACGACGCCCGTAACATGCGAGCCAAGAACTGCGCCGAAGCGGAGCGTTACCTCCGCCGCGAGTACCGCAAGGGGTGGTCACTGTAG
- a CDS encoding PEP-CTERM sorting domain-containing protein codes for MWKRIWQLAIVALALFSFASSRCHAQYEFSLYPDSLVIHPGGFYEWVYGWLVNTGTDPLDIRFTAFNDGLVAVGVTVDTTPFYDWVFTLDDLTLRLEPWVHHWIPLFNVYVDPDAPAALYEPIAILEFDEIGGASVELGASWELHVVPEPATVVTMGGGLAMLLFRRWRKRQ; via the coding sequence ATGTGGAAACGAATATGGCAACTGGCAATCGTGGCACTTGCGCTGTTCAGCTTTGCTTCCTCGCGCTGCCATGCCCAGTACGAGTTTAGTTTGTATCCGGACAGCCTGGTGATCCATCCCGGCGGGTTCTACGAGTGGGTTTACGGCTGGCTAGTTAACACAGGCACGGATCCGTTAGATATCCGGTTCACGGCTTTCAACGATGGTCTGGTGGCGGTGGGCGTGACGGTGGACACCACGCCGTTTTACGACTGGGTGTTCACGCTGGACGATTTAACCCTGCGTCTGGAGCCGTGGGTTCATCACTGGATTCCGCTGTTCAATGTCTACGTGGACCCTGACGCGCCCGCTGCGCTCTATGAGCCGATAGCCATTCTGGAGTTCGACGAGATTGGTGGCGCTTCGGTGGAGCTTGGCGCGAGCTGGGAGCTGCACGTGGTGCCTGAACCGGCAACGGTGGTGACCATGGGCGGCGGGTTGGCGATGCTGCTGTTCCGCCGATGGCGTAAGAGACAGTAG
- a CDS encoding ROK family protein, producing the protein MNLSEYEGYVGIDIGGQSIKVGTIRNGELVTRDIETPPDYANARAQMIAAATELVGGKPKGLGIGTPGPIDWRTGFLYWTPNIPWKNVSYPELGDALGCPVYVDNDANVAGLAEAVLGAGRDYRIVAGFTLGTGIGYFVVMDGHIYHGKLDVEGGHQVLNPNGPLCGCGARGCLEAYASASAIEARTGKEPEDIDDPAFWAEIAGYLAWGIVNVTTLVCPEVFVLAGGMIKRGETLFQPLREKLAQMLKIVPPPPVKPAELGHRAGVYGAIVLAKRGHKAE; encoded by the coding sequence ATGAACCTGTCGGAATACGAAGGCTATGTGGGTATCGACATCGGTGGTCAGTCGATTAAGGTAGGAACCATCCGTAACGGCGAGCTGGTCACGCGGGATATCGAGACTCCGCCGGATTACGCGAACGCTCGCGCGCAGATGATAGCAGCGGCTACCGAGCTGGTTGGTGGGAAGCCCAAGGGACTGGGTATCGGCACACCGGGACCCATCGACTGGCGCACCGGGTTCCTTTACTGGACGCCCAATATCCCGTGGAAGAACGTTTCCTATCCCGAGCTGGGAGACGCGCTGGGATGTCCTGTCTACGTGGATAATGACGCAAATGTCGCGGGACTGGCGGAGGCGGTGCTTGGTGCGGGAAGGGACTATCGCATTGTGGCAGGTTTCACGCTGGGCACGGGCATTGGTTACTTCGTGGTGATGGATGGACACATCTACCACGGGAAGCTGGACGTAGAGGGCGGACACCAAGTGTTGAATCCGAATGGGCCGCTGTGCGGCTGTGGGGCACGCGGCTGTCTGGAGGCGTATGCGTCGGCAAGCGCGATCGAGGCACGCACCGGCAAGGAGCCGGAGGACATCGATGACCCCGCGTTCTGGGCGGAGATTGCGGGTTATCTGGCATGGGGCATTGTCAACGTGACCACTCTGGTCTGTCCAGAGGTGTTTGTACTGGCAGGCGGTATGATTAAACGGGGAGAGACGCTGTTCCAGCCGCTGCGCGAGAAGCTGGCGCAGATGCTGAAGATTGTGCCGCCCCCTCCAGTGAAACCGGCGGAGCTGGGACATCGCGCGGGGGTGTACGGCGCGATTGTGCTGGCAAAACGGGGGCATAAGGCGGAATGA
- a CDS encoding PIG-L family deacetylase, with protein sequence MQLNNPGAEIFVPDGMPIEEALARTTHLAIGAHQDDLEIMAYRGILECFQQAEKWFCGVCVTNGAGSPRDDLYKDYTDEMMQVVRRKEQKKAAVVGEYTAQIFLDYSSAATKDGSNPEVKEDLKKVFLATRPQIVYTHNLADKHDTHVAVTLRVIAALRELPDDAKPQQVLGCEVWRDLDWMADSDKVPMDVSAHENLAAALLGVFDSQICGGKRYDLATLGRRRAHATYFESHGVDVSTSLIYAMDLTPLIRDPSLDVLSYVQGFIDRFAQDVRLRIEKVR encoded by the coding sequence ATGCAACTGAACAATCCTGGCGCAGAGATTTTCGTGCCCGACGGGATGCCGATCGAGGAGGCACTGGCGCGTACGACCCACCTGGCCATTGGGGCGCATCAGGATGACCTCGAGATTATGGCGTATCGGGGCATTTTGGAGTGCTTCCAGCAGGCGGAAAAGTGGTTCTGCGGAGTGTGCGTGACCAACGGCGCGGGCAGCCCTCGTGATGACCTGTATAAAGACTATACCGACGAGATGATGCAGGTGGTGCGTCGCAAGGAACAGAAGAAGGCGGCAGTAGTGGGCGAATACACCGCGCAGATTTTTCTGGACTATTCCAGTGCGGCTACCAAAGATGGAAGCAACCCGGAGGTGAAGGAAGACCTCAAAAAGGTGTTCCTCGCCACGCGACCGCAAATTGTGTACACGCACAACCTGGCAGATAAACATGATACGCATGTGGCGGTAACCCTGCGAGTGATCGCCGCCCTGCGCGAACTGCCGGACGATGCGAAGCCGCAGCAGGTGCTGGGTTGTGAGGTATGGCGAGACCTGGACTGGATGGCGGACAGCGACAAGGTGCCGATGGACGTCTCGGCGCATGAGAACCTTGCAGCGGCGTTGCTGGGTGTGTTCGATTCGCAAATCTGCGGGGGCAAGCGATACGACCTTGCCACCTTGGGGCGAAGGCGAGCGCACGCCACCTACTTCGAATCGCATGGCGTGGACGTATCCACCAGCCTCATCTACGCGATGGACCTGACACCGCTGATCAGGGACCCTTCACTGGATGTGCTGAGTTATGTGCAGGGATTCATTGACCGTTTCGCGCAAGACGTGCGGTTGCGGATTGAGAAAGTGCGATAG
- a CDS encoding endonuclease/exonuclease/phosphatase family protein, with the protein MSLFFPILSLLLWILVATCYLLRPISCAAVTVFPTWLWLVPGLFLAGLGWRRGRLAGAVGGLWLLFLLGFAEEPWSLLRGTIPARHESPTRVIRIVSLNCAGGSLEAAIEIKRYQPDIVLLQESPSRDAVQQLARELFGEEGGWAHGPDASIIARGNLQPYPLSRDEKIFLTHARVTLTDGKPMEVISLRLSPPTVRADLWSPDCWRQHAEVRRLHHEQIKAVMRRIERIPLETPVIVGGDFNMPPGEAPLRLLQKRLRDSFRLAGAGWGCTITNEYPFHRIDQIWLSPHLRPIRVRAYRTQHSDHRLVVCDALQ; encoded by the coding sequence GTGAGCCTGTTTTTCCCCATCCTTTCTCTTCTCCTTTGGATTCTCGTCGCAACCTGTTATCTGTTGCGCCCCATCTCCTGCGCTGCAGTGACGGTGTTTCCAACGTGGCTGTGGTTGGTTCCCGGGCTGTTTCTGGCGGGGTTGGGATGGCGGAGGGGACGCCTCGCAGGGGCAGTGGGTGGACTGTGGCTCCTTTTCCTGCTGGGCTTTGCGGAGGAGCCATGGAGTCTGTTGAGAGGAACTATTCCCGCGCGCCATGAAAGCCCGACGCGGGTGATTCGGATTGTGAGCCTGAACTGCGCAGGCGGCTCGCTGGAGGCAGCGATAGAGATCAAAAGGTATCAGCCAGACATCGTGCTCTTGCAAGAGTCGCCGAGCCGAGACGCGGTGCAGCAGCTCGCACGAGAGCTTTTTGGCGAGGAAGGCGGTTGGGCGCATGGACCGGATGCCAGTATTATTGCGCGGGGAAACCTGCAGCCCTACCCGCTCAGCCGGGACGAAAAAATCTTCCTGACTCACGCCCGAGTCACGCTGACCGACGGCAAGCCGATGGAGGTTATCAGTCTTCGGTTATCTCCCCCCACCGTGCGTGCAGACCTCTGGTCACCGGATTGCTGGCGGCAGCACGCTGAGGTGCGCCGCCTTCACCACGAACAGATCAAGGCGGTGATGCGCCGGATAGAGCGGATACCTCTTGAGACGCCAGTAATCGTGGGGGGCGACTTCAATATGCCGCCTGGCGAGGCGCCGCTGAGATTGTTGCAGAAGCGTCTGCGCGACAGCTTCCGCCTCGCAGGCGCAGGCTGGGGCTGCACCATCACCAATGAATACCCCTTCCATCGTATCGATCAGATATGGCTCAGCCCGCACCTGCGCCCAATCCGCGTCCGCGCCTATCGCACCCAGCACTCAGACCACCGTCTGGTGGTGTGCGACGCGCTACAGTGA